The following proteins are encoded in a genomic region of Spirosoma sp. SC4-14:
- the rbsK gene encoding ribokinase, which yields MPSQILVVGSSNTDMVVKADKLPAPGETVIGGTFLMNPGGKGANQAVAIARLIEPLAGGSITFVAKVGNDIFGRQALSGFEREGINTSYILTDADNPSGVALINVDASGENCITVAPGSNANLQPIETEAALQAANSDALVLLQLEIPLPTVEYVIRKAAERGLRVILNPAPAQPLPADLFSNLFLITPNETEAELLTGIRVTDLPTAQQAAQKFHDMGVMNVVITLGSKGAYLHTSENRGQLIDAPLVKAIDTTAAGDCFNGALTVALSEGKTLPDAVAFACQAASISVTRMGAQASVPYRNEF from the coding sequence ATGCCTAGTCAGATTCTGGTGGTTGGCAGCTCAAACACCGATATGGTCGTAAAGGCCGATAAACTGCCCGCACCGGGCGAAACCGTTATTGGTGGCACTTTCCTGATGAATCCCGGAGGCAAAGGTGCCAATCAGGCTGTTGCCATTGCCCGGCTCATCGAACCCTTGGCAGGTGGGTCAATTACGTTTGTTGCGAAAGTTGGCAATGACATTTTTGGCCGACAGGCACTCAGCGGCTTCGAACGCGAAGGCATCAACACAAGCTATATACTGACTGATGCAGATAATCCATCGGGCGTGGCGCTGATCAATGTTGATGCGTCGGGCGAAAACTGCATTACGGTTGCTCCGGGCTCAAACGCCAATTTGCAACCCATCGAAACCGAAGCCGCCCTCCAGGCTGCCAACTCCGATGCGCTGGTGCTACTCCAGCTCGAAATTCCGCTACCAACAGTTGAATACGTCATTCGAAAAGCAGCCGAACGTGGTTTGCGGGTTATTCTGAACCCTGCTCCGGCCCAACCCTTACCCGCCGATCTATTCTCGAACCTGTTTCTGATTACGCCCAACGAAACCGAAGCCGAACTTCTCACCGGCATTCGCGTGACAGATTTACCGACGGCTCAGCAGGCAGCCCAGAAGTTCCATGATATGGGTGTTATGAATGTAGTTATTACGCTGGGGTCGAAAGGTGCTTACCTTCATACGTCTGAAAACCGGGGGCAGTTAATCGACGCTCCGCTTGTTAAAGCCATCGACACCACAGCCGCTGGCGACTGCTTCAACGGCGCCCTGACCGTGGCGCTATCGGAAGGAAAAACCTTACCCGATGCCGTTGCCTTTGCCTGCCAAGCGGCTTCCATCTCGGTTACCCGAATGGGCGCGCAAGCCTCTGTACCCTATCGCAACGAGTTTTAA
- a CDS encoding ADP-ribosylglycohydrolase family protein encodes MKKILLPIVAVAFLSATPVAVLPKKGPAPKSITMAKAAIQDKIKGGWAGQLIGCTFGGPTEFQFTGTMLNDYQPIPWYDGYMKHTMLNNPGLYDDIYMDLTFVDVFERKGLDAPVEEHAKAYANAGYMLWHANQAGRYNILNGMNAPESGHWLNNPHADDIDFQIEADFSGLMAPGMPNTAVQIGDPIGHIMNYGDGWYGGAFVGAMYSLAFVSGDVNYIVKEALKTIPAQSTFYQCIADVIKWHDQFPNDWKRNWFEIQRKWSDEVGCPEGVFRSFNIDAKINSAYIVLGLLYGGGDFTKTMEISTRAGQDSDCNPASAGGILGTMLGYDKIPAYWKQGLKEAEDIDFKYTTMSLNDVYAMGMKHALQVVERNGGKINGDQVTIALQTPKTVRFEQAFTGHYPVLVQHIRKDLTNEFTADFDGIGFVIKGEAKPKNRSSWGYESNFSFNAELYVDGRKLETANLPVDFTHRRYDLFWKYQLPKGKHTVRIKLLNPDPDHIVSLTDLLVYSDQPVKSKL; translated from the coding sequence ATGAAAAAAATACTACTTCCAATTGTCGCCGTTGCTTTTTTATCGGCCACTCCTGTTGCCGTTCTGCCCAAAAAAGGGCCTGCGCCTAAATCCATTACGATGGCGAAGGCAGCTATTCAGGATAAAATTAAAGGTGGCTGGGCCGGTCAGTTGATTGGCTGTACGTTTGGCGGACCCACGGAATTCCAATTTACGGGTACCATGCTCAACGACTACCAGCCCATACCGTGGTACGATGGATATATGAAGCATACGATGCTGAACAATCCGGGTCTGTACGACGACATTTATATGGACCTGACATTTGTAGATGTGTTTGAACGCAAAGGGCTCGATGCCCCAGTGGAGGAACATGCCAAAGCCTATGCTAATGCAGGCTATATGCTCTGGCACGCCAATCAGGCCGGTCGCTATAATATCCTCAATGGCATGAACGCTCCGGAGTCGGGGCACTGGCTCAACAACCCCCATGCCGACGATATCGACTTCCAGATTGAAGCCGATTTTTCGGGACTAATGGCTCCCGGTATGCCCAATACGGCGGTGCAGATTGGTGACCCTATTGGCCATATCATGAACTACGGCGACGGCTGGTATGGTGGCGCATTTGTGGGAGCCATGTATTCGCTGGCCTTTGTGTCTGGCGACGTCAATTATATCGTAAAAGAAGCCCTCAAGACCATTCCTGCACAGAGTACGTTTTATCAGTGTATTGCCGACGTAATTAAATGGCACGACCAGTTCCCGAACGACTGGAAACGCAACTGGTTCGAGATTCAGCGAAAATGGTCGGACGAAGTAGGTTGCCCCGAAGGTGTGTTCCGATCGTTTAACATCGACGCAAAAATCAATTCGGCCTACATCGTTCTTGGCCTGCTCTACGGTGGTGGCGATTTCACCAAAACAATGGAAATCAGCACACGTGCGGGGCAGGATTCCGACTGTAATCCGGCGTCGGCAGGGGGAATTCTGGGGACCATGCTCGGATATGACAAAATTCCGGCCTACTGGAAACAGGGGTTGAAAGAAGCCGAAGACATTGATTTTAAATACACCACCATGTCGCTGAACGATGTCTATGCAATGGGTATGAAACACGCCTTGCAGGTGGTAGAACGCAACGGTGGCAAAATCAACGGCGACCAGGTAACCATTGCCCTGCAAACACCCAAAACAGTTCGGTTCGAGCAGGCTTTTACGGGGCATTATCCCGTATTGGTACAGCACATTCGGAAAGACTTGACCAATGAATTTACTGCCGATTTCGACGGTATTGGTTTTGTTATTAAAGGCGAAGCAAAGCCAAAAAATCGCAGTTCGTGGGGATACGAAAGTAATTTCTCCTTCAATGCAGAGCTTTATGTCGACGGCAGGAAACTGGAAACGGCCAACTTACCCGTCGATTTCACCCACCGCCGGTATGATCTGTTCTGGAAATACCAACTTCCCAAAGGCAAACATACGGTTCGTATCAAACTCCTGAACCCCGACCCCGACCATATCGTATCGCTGACCGATTTACTGGTTTATAGCGACCAGCCCGTGAAATCAAAATTATAA
- a CDS encoding sulfatase: protein MRYVYFLMGLLLLATAGLFSCKKEEAKRPNILFVLADDWSYPYAGIYGDTTIKTPNFDRLAEHGTVFSNAYCSSPSCTPSRAAILTGRYPHNLGEGVNLCGRLMHDIPTYVQILEKEGYSVAFDRKGWAPGDFLKMGYTKNPAGDSAKLGFKPFLDQLPAGKPFFFWFGTNDPHRPFDLNAGKQTGIDPQKIRLPAFLPDVPEVRGDVADYLSEVERFDREIGDLLKTLEDAGQLDNTIIVVTSDNGMPFPHAKANLYDYGTRVPMIISRFSGNESQPKRNDSFVNLLDLMPTFLDWAGVKQRPETDGISLVPVLTGEKAVHRSEVFLERERHCLCRAEFDYGAGYPMRAIRTSDYLYIRNFRPDRMPAGDETIPGTPSVYGDVDGGPTKIYMMDHRNDVAIKPLFALGFDKRPAEELYILKDDPYNLHNQVSNPQYAQIRKDLQSRLNTWMKDENDPRLNGGGDQIDTYESTTHAWITRTGIIFWDK, encoded by the coding sequence ATGCGATACGTTTATTTCCTGATGGGCCTGCTGCTGCTAGCCACTGCCGGACTTTTCTCGTGTAAGAAAGAAGAGGCAAAACGCCCGAATATTCTGTTTGTTCTGGCCGACGACTGGAGCTATCCATACGCAGGTATCTATGGCGATACAACCATAAAAACGCCAAATTTTGACCGGTTGGCAGAACATGGAACCGTTTTTAGCAACGCTTATTGTTCGTCGCCGTCCTGCACTCCATCGCGGGCCGCTATCCTGACTGGCCGTTATCCGCACAATCTGGGCGAGGGGGTTAATTTATGCGGTCGGTTGATGCACGACATTCCAACTTATGTGCAGATTCTCGAAAAAGAAGGCTATTCGGTAGCTTTTGACCGGAAAGGTTGGGCACCCGGCGATTTTCTGAAAATGGGTTATACCAAAAATCCGGCAGGCGACTCGGCCAAGCTGGGATTTAAACCGTTTTTAGATCAGTTGCCAGCGGGTAAACCTTTCTTTTTCTGGTTCGGTACCAATGACCCACACCGCCCGTTCGACCTCAACGCGGGTAAACAAACGGGCATCGATCCCCAAAAAATAAGACTGCCTGCGTTTCTGCCCGATGTGCCCGAAGTGCGTGGCGACGTGGCTGATTATTTGTCGGAAGTAGAACGATTTGATCGCGAAATCGGCGATTTACTCAAGACCCTGGAAGACGCTGGGCAGCTCGACAACACCATCATTGTGGTTACGTCCGATAATGGGATGCCATTTCCCCATGCCAAAGCAAATCTATACGATTATGGTACGCGGGTGCCAATGATTATCAGTCGTTTTTCGGGAAATGAATCGCAGCCGAAACGGAACGATTCGTTTGTGAATCTGTTGGACCTGATGCCAACATTTTTAGACTGGGCTGGCGTGAAACAACGGCCCGAAACGGATGGTATTAGTCTGGTGCCGGTGCTGACGGGCGAGAAAGCTGTTCACCGATCCGAGGTATTTCTCGAACGCGAACGCCACTGCCTGTGCCGGGCTGAGTTCGATTATGGAGCAGGCTACCCCATGCGTGCCATCCGCACCAGTGACTACCTCTATATCCGCAATTTCCGGCCCGACCGGATGCCCGCCGGCGATGAAACCATTCCCGGAACTCCCTCTGTATATGGCGATGTGGATGGAGGGCCAACTAAAATCTACATGATGGACCACCGGAACGATGTTGCCATAAAGCCCTTGTTTGCGCTTGGTTTCGACAAACGCCCGGCCGAAGAGTTGTATATTCTTAAAGACGATCCGTATAACCTGCATAATCAGGTCAGTAATCCTCAGTATGCGCAGATCCGGAAGGACTTGCAGAGTCGCCTGAATACCTGGATGAAAGACGAAAACGATCCACGGCTGAACGGGGGTGGCGATCAGATCGATACATATGAGTCGACAACCCACGCCTGGATTACCCGAACGGGCATCATTTTTTGGGATAAGTAG
- a CDS encoding alpha/beta hydrolase, which produces MSTIRVKDGTEIYYKDWGTGQPIVFHHGWPLSGDDWDAQMMFFLDKGYRVIAHDRRGHGRSSQTADGHDMDTYAADVAELTAFLDLKDAIHIGHSTGGGEVIRYVAKHGQGRVAKAVLISAVTPIMVQSETNPDGIPMSVFDEIREGTATRRPQYFQDFTLPFFGFNREGANVSQAIRDNWWRQGMMGAIKAHYDCIKVFSETDFTEDLQTVDVPVLVMHGEDDQIVPFPLTGAKAVTLLKNGKLISYPGFPHGMPTTEAATINADLLAFIQS; this is translated from the coding sequence ATGAGCACGATTCGAGTAAAAGACGGAACCGAGATTTATTACAAAGATTGGGGAACGGGCCAACCCATTGTTTTTCACCACGGCTGGCCGTTGTCTGGCGATGACTGGGATGCCCAGATGATGTTTTTTCTCGACAAAGGTTATCGTGTGATTGCGCACGACCGTCGTGGACACGGCCGGTCATCGCAAACGGCGGATGGCCACGATATGGATACTTATGCTGCCGATGTGGCTGAATTAACCGCTTTTCTGGATCTAAAGGATGCCATACACATTGGCCATTCAACGGGTGGTGGCGAGGTGATTCGGTATGTGGCCAAACATGGGCAGGGTCGGGTGGCGAAAGCCGTGCTGATTAGTGCCGTAACGCCCATTATGGTGCAGAGTGAAACCAATCCAGACGGTATTCCGATGTCCGTATTTGATGAAATACGCGAAGGAACGGCAACCCGTCGACCCCAATATTTTCAGGATTTTACGCTTCCATTCTTTGGCTTCAACCGGGAGGGAGCCAATGTTTCGCAGGCTATTCGGGATAACTGGTGGCGCCAGGGTATGATGGGAGCCATTAAAGCTCACTACGATTGTATCAAAGTTTTTTCTGAAACGGATTTTACCGAAGACCTCCAGACTGTGGATGTGCCCGTACTGGTCATGCATGGAGAAGATGACCAGATCGTGCCTTTTCCGCTAACCGGAGCTAAAGCTGTAACGCTACTAAAAAATGGCAAACTGATTTCGTATCCGGGGTTTCCGCATGGCATGCCAACCACCGAAGCCGCTACGATTAATGCCGATCTGTTAGCATTTATTCAATCTTGA